One genomic window of Candidatus Dormiibacterota bacterium includes the following:
- a CDS encoding 3-hydroxyacyl-CoA dehydrogenase NAD-binding domain-containing protein, protein MTLRTIGVVGSGQMGRGIAQVAAQSGFDVLLHDQDTTALDAARTFIDSSLKRLVEKGKLPERARAETLDRIRAVAEPGAFSAVDFVIEAVSERLEVKTRVFAALDAACRTGVILASNTSSLSITKIASATRRPERVIGMHFMNPVPVMELVEIVAGQATSEGTLETTRDLAKALGRTPVTAQDYPGFISNRVLMPMINEAIYALYEGVGGRDDIDAVLRLGMRHPMGPLALADFIGLDTCLAILEILQQGFGDPKYRPCPLLRRMVDAGHLGRKSGRGFYEYGPEGAPR, encoded by the coding sequence GTGACCCTGCGCACGATTGGTGTCGTCGGGTCGGGCCAGATGGGGCGGGGGATCGCCCAGGTCGCGGCCCAGTCGGGATTCGACGTCCTGCTGCACGACCAGGACACGACCGCCCTCGACGCGGCCCGGACGTTCATCGATTCCAGCCTGAAGCGTCTGGTGGAGAAGGGAAAGCTTCCCGAACGGGCCCGGGCCGAGACGCTCGACAGGATCCGCGCTGTGGCCGAGCCGGGAGCCTTCTCGGCCGTCGATTTCGTGATCGAGGCGGTCAGCGAGAGGCTGGAGGTCAAGACGAGGGTGTTCGCGGCGCTCGACGCCGCCTGCCGGACCGGCGTCATCCTGGCGAGCAACACGTCCTCTCTCTCGATCACGAAGATCGCCTCGGCGACGCGCCGCCCCGAACGCGTCATCGGCATGCACTTCATGAACCCCGTTCCGGTCATGGAGCTGGTCGAGATCGTCGCCGGCCAGGCGACGTCGGAGGGGACGCTGGAGACGACGCGCGATCTCGCGAAGGCCCTCGGCAGGACGCCGGTCACGGCGCAGGACTACCCCGGCTTCATCAGCAACCGCGTCCTGATGCCGATGATCAACGAGGCCATCTACGCCCTGTACGAGGGTGTCGGCGGCCGCGACGACATCGACGCCGTCCTGCGCCTCGGGATGCGCCACCCGATGGGGCCGCTGGCCCTGGCGGATTTCATCGGACTGGACACCTGCCTGGCGATCCTGGAGATCCTGCAGCAGGGATTCGGCGATCCAAAATACCGACCCTGTCCGCTGCTGCGGCGGATGGTGGACGCGGGCCACCTGGGCAGGAAGTCGGGGCGCGGCTTCTACGAATACGGCCCGGAAGGGGCACCGCGGTGA
- a CDS encoding bifunctional 5,10-methylenetetrahydrofolate dehydrogenase/5,10-methenyltetrahydrofolate cyclohydrolase: MPAQCLDGAAVARAIRAEVAREVADLKATTGRAPRLAAVLVGDDPASQVYVRNKVAASAEVGIRSDAVRLEATIGQDRLLDRIRLLNDDPDIDAILVQLPLPRGLDRMAVLLGLDPGKDVDGLHPLNAGRLLMKLDAPVPCTPAGIIDLLERSRLPVAGLHAVVVGRSEIVGRPISILLTQRDATVTVCHSKTPDLASFTARADLLIAAIGRPAFLRGEHIKPGATVIDVGVNRLDDAGAAASIFGADSPRVRQVRERGYTLVGDVHPVEAAERAAFLTPVPGGVGPLTIACLLRNTLRAARLRRRPAGR; this comes from the coding sequence GTGCCGGCGCAATGCCTCGATGGGGCGGCCGTGGCCCGGGCGATCCGGGCCGAGGTCGCCCGCGAGGTCGCCGATCTGAAGGCGACCACCGGCCGGGCCCCGCGCCTGGCCGCCGTCCTGGTCGGGGACGATCCCGCCTCGCAGGTCTACGTGCGCAACAAGGTCGCCGCCAGCGCCGAGGTGGGGATCCGATCGGACGCGGTGCGTCTCGAGGCCACGATCGGCCAGGACCGGCTCCTGGACCGCATCCGGCTGCTCAACGACGACCCCGACATCGACGCGATCCTGGTGCAGCTCCCGTTGCCGCGCGGGCTCGACCGGATGGCGGTCCTGCTCGGACTGGATCCCGGGAAGGACGTCGACGGCCTGCATCCGCTCAACGCCGGCCGGCTGCTCATGAAGCTGGACGCGCCCGTGCCCTGCACACCCGCGGGGATCATCGACCTGCTCGAACGCAGCCGCCTGCCCGTCGCCGGCCTGCACGCCGTCGTCGTCGGCCGCAGCGAGATCGTGGGGCGGCCGATCAGCATCCTGTTGACGCAGCGCGACGCCACCGTGACCGTGTGCCACTCGAAGACACCGGACCTGGCCTCGTTCACCGCGCGGGCCGATCTCCTGATCGCGGCCATCGGCCGCCCCGCCTTCCTCCGGGGGGAGCACATCAAGCCGGGGGCGACGGTGATCGACGTGGGCGTGAACCGGCTGGACGACGCCGGGGCCGCGGCCTCGATCTTCGGGGCCGACTCTCCGCGCGTTCGGCAGGTGCGCGAACGCGGGTACACCCTGGTCGGGGACGTGCATCCGGTCGAAGCCGCCGAGCGCGCGGCCTTCCTGACGCCGGTGCCGGGGGGGGTCGGCCCTCTCACGATCGCCTGCCTGCTGCGGAACACGCTGCGCGCGGCGCGCCTGCGCCGCCGGCCGGCCGGCCGATGA
- the panB gene encoding 3-methyl-2-oxobutanoate hydroxymethyltransferase, with product MTRPSVTPPTRITVPEVRAARAGGRRIVMLTAYDYPTARILDAAGIDILLVGDSLGNTVLGYESTLPVTMEEMLHHTRAVARAARRALVVGDMPYLSFQTGRRDAIRNAGRFLKEGGAAAVKIEGGRKRADLVRALLDAEIPVMGHIGLTPQSVHLMGGYRVQGKKVDEARVLVDDAVALEEAGVFALVLEGMPENAGRAITEAVSIPTLGIGAGRFCDGQVLVFHDLVGLGEGTPPKFARRYARIGDEIAAAVGRFIADVRDGSFPSEAEIYSAPAVVDQRQAGRS from the coding sequence ATGACCCGTCCGTCCGTCACTCCACCCACACGCATCACCGTCCCTGAGGTGCGCGCCGCCCGTGCGGGCGGCCGCAGGATCGTCATGCTGACCGCCTACGATTACCCGACCGCGCGCATCCTGGACGCCGCCGGTATCGACATCCTCCTCGTCGGCGACAGCCTGGGGAACACCGTCCTCGGCTACGAGAGCACGCTGCCGGTCACCATGGAGGAGATGCTCCACCACACCCGCGCCGTGGCGCGGGCGGCCCGGCGCGCCCTCGTGGTCGGCGACATGCCGTACCTGTCGTTCCAGACCGGCAGGCGCGACGCGATCAGGAACGCCGGCCGGTTCCTCAAGGAGGGGGGCGCCGCGGCGGTGAAGATCGAGGGAGGGCGCAAGAGGGCCGACCTGGTGAGGGCTCTCCTCGACGCAGAGATCCCGGTCATGGGTCACATCGGTCTGACACCGCAGTCGGTGCACCTGATGGGCGGCTACCGCGTCCAGGGGAAGAAGGTGGACGAGGCCCGCGTCCTGGTGGACGATGCCGTGGCCCTGGAGGAGGCCGGCGTCTTCGCGCTCGTCCTCGAGGGGATGCCCGAGAACGCCGGGCGCGCGATCACCGAAGCGGTCTCCATCCCGACCCTGGGCATCGGAGCCGGACGCTTCTGCGACGGCCAGGTGCTGGTGTTCCACGATCTCGTGGGCCTGGGTGAAGGCACGCCGCCGAAGTTCGCGAGGCGCTACGCGAGGATCGGCGACGAGATCGCCGCGGCGGTCGGGCGCTTCATCGCCGACGTGCGGGACGGATCGTTCCCCTCCGAGGCCGAGATCTACTCCGCTCCGGCGGTGGTGGACCAGCGCCAGGCCGGACGATCGTAG
- a CDS encoding acetyl-CoA C-acetyltransferase — translation MSKAVIASACRTPLGKFLGSLKGLQATDLGALVVRESVTRAGIRPEDVEEVIMGNVLSAGLGQNPARQAAMKAGLPVTVPALTVNKVCGSGLKAVSLAAQAIRAGDHHIVVAGGMESMSNAPYLLKGGREGLRLGHGELIDSMISDGLWDVYENFHMGCCGEAVAETYGIPRQAQDEYALGSHRKAIAAIEAGKFKAEIVAVQIPQKKGPPVVFDTDEGPRRDTTVEALARLKPAFKEGGTVTAGNAPGVNDGAAALVVMSEERAAKAGRKPLAEIVSYASSGIAPKMVMMAPIEAVRKTLEKAGWKTEDVDLFELNEAFSVQAVALLSELKLRPERVNVNGGAVALGHPIGCSGARVLTTLLYALADRKARRGVAALCLGGGNAVAMAVRLL, via the coding sequence GTGAGCAAGGCGGTCATCGCCAGCGCCTGCAGGACGCCCCTCGGAAAATTCCTCGGTTCCCTGAAGGGGCTCCAGGCGACCGATCTCGGGGCCCTGGTCGTGAGGGAGTCGGTGACGCGCGCGGGGATCCGTCCGGAGGACGTCGAAGAGGTCATCATGGGGAACGTCCTGTCGGCGGGACTGGGGCAGAACCCGGCGCGCCAGGCGGCGATGAAGGCCGGATTGCCGGTGACGGTCCCCGCCCTGACGGTGAACAAGGTGTGCGGCTCCGGGTTGAAGGCAGTCTCCCTGGCCGCCCAGGCGATCCGGGCGGGGGACCATCACATAGTGGTCGCGGGCGGCATGGAGTCGATGAGCAACGCTCCGTATCTTCTCAAGGGGGGTCGCGAGGGGCTCAGGCTGGGCCATGGCGAGCTGATCGACTCGATGATCTCCGACGGCTTGTGGGACGTCTACGAGAACTTTCACATGGGCTGCTGCGGCGAGGCGGTGGCGGAGACCTACGGCATTCCCCGGCAGGCGCAGGACGAATACGCCCTGGGAAGCCACCGCAAGGCGATTGCCGCCATCGAGGCGGGAAAGTTCAAGGCGGAAATCGTGGCCGTGCAGATCCCCCAGAAGAAGGGGCCGCCCGTGGTCTTCGACACGGACGAGGGGCCGCGACGGGACACCACCGTGGAGGCCCTGGCGCGTCTCAAGCCCGCTTTCAAGGAGGGGGGGACGGTCACGGCTGGAAATGCGCCGGGAGTGAACGACGGGGCCGCGGCGCTCGTGGTGATGTCGGAAGAGCGGGCGGCGAAGGCGGGGCGCAAGCCGCTGGCGGAAATCGTCTCCTACGCCTCGAGCGGTATCGCTCCGAAGATGGTCATGATGGCGCCGATCGAGGCGGTCCGGAAGACCCTCGAGAAGGCGGGTTGGAAGACGGAGGACGTGGATCTCTTCGAGCTGAACGAGGCCTTCTCCGTCCAGGCCGTGGCCCTGCTGAGCGAGCTGAAACTGCGGCCGGAACGGGTGAACGTCAACGGGGGCGCCGTCGCCCTGGGGCACCCGATCGGCTGCAGCGGCGCCCGGGTGCTGACCACTCTGCTCTACGCCCTGGCGGACAGGAAGGCACGACGCGGGGTCGCGGCGCTCTGCCTGGGCGGCGGCAACGCCGTGGCCATGGCCGTGCGCCTCCTCTGA
- the glmU gene encoding bifunctional UDP-N-acetylglucosamine diphosphorylase/glucosamine-1-phosphate N-acetyltransferase GlmU, translating to MILAAGMGKRMQSQSTKLVHNVAGRPMVRHVVEAARAAGMSRTVVVVGNQADEVRRAVGETDKRIGFAYQDSQRGTGHAVLSAEGHLLGYEGDVLILNGDLPALRPDTLHRFVDFHRASGAPLSLMTAVVDVPGGYGRVIRTYNGDVSRIVEEADATVEEKAIKEINCGIYCVDTTWLWDPLKRARADNAQREIYLTDLVEILRRDGHKVAAFRHPEAEEVLGVNDRRELSAAARALHRRKVLGLMEAGVTVLDPETTFVDVDVKVGQDTVLEPGVMLLGATEIGRGVTIGMGSRVDDSVVGDGTILLPYCVVSSSRIGRACRIGPFAHLRPDTHLDEQARIGNFVETKKIHMGQGSKANHLTYLGDAEIGRSVNIGAGTITCNYDGVQKLRTVIEDEVFIGSDTQLVAPVRVRRGAYVGAGSTITKDVPSHALAISRSEQVIKEDWAKRFSPVARRKREKG from the coding sequence ATGATCCTCGCCGCGGGGATGGGGAAAAGGATGCAGTCGCAGTCCACCAAGCTCGTCCACAACGTCGCCGGGCGGCCGATGGTGCGCCACGTGGTGGAGGCCGCGAGGGCGGCCGGCATGTCCAGAACCGTCGTCGTGGTGGGCAACCAGGCGGACGAGGTGCGCCGCGCCGTCGGTGAGACCGACAAGCGGATCGGATTCGCCTATCAGGACTCCCAGCGCGGCACCGGGCATGCGGTCCTCTCCGCCGAGGGGCACCTCCTCGGCTACGAGGGGGACGTGCTCATTCTCAACGGCGATCTGCCCGCGCTGCGGCCGGACACGCTGCACAGGTTCGTGGATTTCCATCGCGCCTCGGGGGCGCCCCTCAGCCTGATGACCGCGGTCGTCGATGTCCCGGGCGGCTACGGCCGGGTCATCCGCACCTACAACGGAGACGTGTCCCGCATCGTCGAGGAAGCGGACGCAACGGTGGAGGAGAAAGCGATCAAGGAGATCAACTGCGGCATCTACTGCGTCGACACCACCTGGCTGTGGGACCCTCTCAAGCGGGCGCGCGCCGACAACGCGCAGCGGGAGATCTACCTGACCGACCTGGTGGAGATCCTGCGGCGCGACGGTCACAAGGTGGCCGCCTTCCGGCACCCGGAGGCCGAGGAGGTGCTCGGCGTCAACGACCGGCGCGAGCTGTCCGCCGCCGCCCGCGCCCTGCACCGGCGCAAGGTGCTGGGCCTGATGGAAGCGGGGGTCACGGTGCTCGATCCGGAGACCACCTTCGTCGACGTGGACGTGAAGGTCGGGCAGGACACGGTCCTCGAGCCGGGTGTCATGCTCCTCGGCGCGACCGAGATCGGCCGGGGGGTGACGATCGGGATGGGTTCGCGCGTCGACGATTCGGTCGTGGGGGACGGCACCATTCTCCTGCCGTATTGCGTCGTGTCGTCGTCCCGCATCGGACGCGCCTGTCGCATCGGCCCGTTCGCCCACCTGCGTCCCGACACCCACCTCGACGAGCAGGCCCGCATCGGGAACTTCGTCGAGACCAAGAAGATCCACATGGGCCAGGGGAGCAAGGCGAACCACCTCACCTATCTGGGAGACGCGGAGATCGGCAGGAGCGTCAACATCGGCGCCGGCACGATCACCTGCAACTACGACGGCGTCCAGAAGCTGCGAACGGTCATCGAGGACGAAGTCTTCATCGGCAGCGATACCCAGCTCGTGGCCCCCGTGCGCGTGCGGCGGGGGGCCTACGTCGGCGCGGGCTCGACCATCACCAAGGACGTCCCCTCCCACGCCCTGGCGATCTCGCGCTCCGAACAGGTCATCAAGGAGGACTGGGCGAAGCGTTTCAGTCCCGTGGCGCGCAGAAAAAGGGAGAAGGGCTAG
- the panC gene encoding pantoate--beta-alanine ligase — protein sequence MVISATVADLRRFTKAARAAGKRIGLVPTMGALHRGHLSLIERARAECDAVVVSIYVNPLQFGPQEDYRAYPRDRKRDEELLRAARADVLFVPGDEEIHRPGHRTRVEVERMQDVLCGRSRPGHFRGVTTVVMKLLAIVGPDVAFFGEKDAQQLRIVRRMALDLHLEARIVSCPTVREEDGLALSSRNAYLGPEERRAAPVLYRSLRSAAAAFCAGESGAGRLVDVARGAIAAEPLARLDYVEAVDGETLEPLTVARAGTLIAAGAWFGRARLIDNVTLSMDV from the coding sequence ATGGTGATCAGCGCCACGGTCGCGGACCTGCGCAGGTTCACGAAAGCCGCCCGCGCCGCGGGAAAAAGGATCGGGCTGGTGCCCACGATGGGTGCGTTGCACCGAGGCCACCTGTCTCTGATCGAGCGGGCCCGCGCCGAGTGCGACGCGGTCGTGGTGTCGATCTACGTCAATCCCCTGCAATTCGGGCCTCAGGAGGATTACCGCGCCTACCCGCGCGATCGGAAGCGCGACGAGGAGCTCCTGCGCGCGGCCCGGGCCGACGTCCTGTTCGTCCCCGGGGACGAGGAGATCCATCGGCCGGGGCACCGGACCCGCGTGGAGGTGGAGAGGATGCAGGACGTCCTGTGCGGCAGGAGCCGCCCGGGCCATTTCCGGGGCGTGACCACCGTGGTCATGAAGCTGCTGGCGATCGTCGGCCCCGACGTCGCCTTCTTCGGAGAGAAGGACGCGCAGCAGCTGAGAATCGTCCGGCGCATGGCGCTCGACCTTCACCTGGAAGCCCGGATCGTCTCCTGTCCCACCGTGCGCGAGGAGGACGGTCTCGCCCTGTCGTCGCGGAACGCCTACCTCGGCCCGGAGGAGAGACGCGCCGCCCCGGTGCTGTACCGGTCCCTCCGCTCCGCGGCCGCGGCGTTTTGTGCCGGCGAGTCCGGCGCCGGGCGCCTGGTCGACGTGGCGCGCGGAGCGATCGCCGCCGAGCCGCTCGCGCGTCTCGACTACGTCGAGGCCGTGGACGGGGAGACTCTCGAGCCGCTCACGGTCGCCCGTGCCGGGACCCTCATCGCCGCGGGCGCCTGGTTCGGCCGCGCGCGCCTGATCGACAACGTCACGCTTTCGATGGATGTCTAG
- the coaE gene encoding dephospho-CoA kinase (Dephospho-CoA kinase (CoaE) performs the final step in coenzyme A biosynthesis.) has protein sequence MTQGSDLPPGASLPFGQGRDPAVVRSKPFVLRVGLTGGIATGKSTVARIFATLGATILDADEIAHRLVETGGPAYEPVARVFGEAILNPDRSINRSRLGRIIFSDPERRAELESILHPLIRKEEANLVELLADTGQGRIAVSNAALLIETGFYRDYHRVVVVHCGAEVQLDRIIKRDGLAEDEARARIAVQIDTKEKLKVAHYAIDTTPGHAATETRARAVFRHLQLDLQALSEAI, from the coding sequence ATGACCCAGGGATCCGATCTGCCGCCGGGGGCCTCGCTGCCGTTCGGCCAGGGGCGCGACCCCGCCGTGGTGCGATCCAAGCCGTTCGTGCTGCGGGTCGGCCTCACGGGCGGCATCGCCACCGGGAAATCGACCGTGGCGCGCATCTTCGCCACCCTGGGGGCGACCATCCTGGACGCGGACGAGATCGCCCATCGCCTGGTCGAGACCGGCGGCCCCGCCTACGAGCCGGTGGCCCGGGTGTTCGGCGAGGCGATCCTGAATCCGGATCGCAGCATCAACCGCTCCCGGCTCGGCCGCATCATCTTTTCCGATCCCGAAAGGCGGGCAGAGCTCGAATCGATCCTGCACCCTCTGATCCGCAAGGAGGAGGCGAACCTGGTCGAGCTCCTCGCCGACACCGGACAGGGACGCATCGCGGTCAGTAACGCCGCGCTTCTCATCGAGACCGGCTTCTACCGCGATTACCACCGCGTCGTAGTGGTCCACTGCGGCGCCGAGGTCCAGCTCGATCGCATCATCAAGCGCGACGGTCTGGCCGAGGACGAGGCGCGCGCGCGCATCGCGGTCCAGATCGACACGAAGGAGAAGCTCAAGGTCGCCCACTACGCGATCGACACCACGCCCGGCCACGCCGCCACGGAAACGCGCGCCCGCGCCGTCTTCCGCCACCTGCAGCTGGACCTCCAGGCGCTCTCCGAGGCGATCTAG
- the glmS gene encoding glutamine--fructose-6-phosphate transaminase (isomerizing), with amino-acid sequence MCGIVGYIGHKRVSTVLLDGLRRLEYRGYDSAGIAVVNGGSIQVVRSAGKLRDLEENLRLTTIEGTFGLGHTRWATHGRPTEENAHPHRDCSGTLVVVHNGIIENYKDLKRDLAAQGHAFKTETDTEVIAHLIEEVRKGSGMSFEDAVRRAVPRLSGSYAFCAVSANDPMKIVAARNGPPLVVGLGKDEYFVASDIPAILHHTRDVFFLDDREISVITESGVVTTDQQGRPVSKKTQRITWDPIMAEKAGFKHFMLKEIYEQPRAIRDTLLGRVSQESGQIFLDEMEITDEEFRACRKLHLVACGTSWHAALVGKFLIERLARLPVEVDFASEFRYRNPILEKDHLVEVISQSGETADTLAAQREARARGLKTIAVCNVVGSMITREAQGVIYTHAGPEIGVASTKAFTAQIAALFLQALHLGLLRGTLTRDESKEHIKGLLHLPTQIEQVLAKDAEIEEIAKDYFRAPDFLYLGRGLNYPIALEGALKLKEISYIHAEGYPAGEMKHGPIALIDRNLPVVALVFGDTLYEKMMANIEEARARDGAIIAVTDEGNTEVPRRADRTITVPRASDLLTPILAVIPLQLLAYHIALRRGCDVDQPRNLAKSVTVE; translated from the coding sequence ATGTGCGGGATCGTCGGGTACATCGGCCACAAGCGGGTCAGCACCGTTCTGCTGGACGGGCTGCGCCGGCTGGAGTACCGCGGCTACGACTCGGCGGGCATCGCGGTCGTCAACGGCGGCTCCATCCAGGTCGTGCGCAGCGCCGGGAAGCTGCGCGACCTGGAAGAGAACCTCAGGCTCACCACGATCGAAGGGACGTTCGGGCTCGGCCACACGCGCTGGGCCACGCACGGCCGCCCGACCGAGGAGAACGCCCATCCGCACCGCGACTGCAGCGGCACTCTCGTCGTGGTCCACAACGGCATCATCGAGAACTACAAGGATCTGAAGCGGGACCTGGCCGCCCAGGGTCACGCGTTCAAGACCGAAACCGACACGGAGGTCATCGCCCACCTCATCGAAGAGGTCCGCAAGGGCTCCGGCATGTCGTTCGAGGACGCCGTCCGGCGCGCGGTTCCGCGCCTCTCGGGCAGTTATGCCTTTTGCGCCGTGTCGGCGAACGACCCGATGAAGATCGTGGCGGCGCGCAACGGTCCGCCCCTCGTCGTGGGCCTGGGCAAGGACGAGTACTTCGTGGCCTCCGACATCCCGGCCATCCTGCACCACACGCGCGACGTCTTCTTCCTGGACGATCGGGAGATCTCGGTGATCACCGAGAGCGGCGTCGTGACCACGGATCAGCAGGGCCGGCCCGTCAGCAAGAAGACCCAGCGCATCACCTGGGATCCGATCATGGCGGAGAAGGCCGGCTTCAAGCATTTCATGCTGAAGGAGATCTACGAGCAGCCGCGCGCGATCCGCGACACCCTTCTGGGACGGGTCTCGCAGGAGAGCGGGCAGATCTTCCTCGACGAGATGGAGATCACCGACGAGGAGTTTCGCGCGTGCAGGAAGCTCCACCTGGTCGCGTGCGGGACCTCCTGGCACGCGGCGCTCGTGGGCAAGTTCCTGATCGAGCGCCTGGCGCGGCTGCCGGTCGAGGTCGATTTTGCCTCGGAGTTCCGCTACCGCAACCCGATCCTCGAGAAGGATCACCTGGTCGAGGTGATCAGCCAGTCCGGCGAGACGGCCGACACCCTGGCGGCGCAACGCGAGGCGCGCGCCCGCGGCCTCAAGACGATCGCCGTCTGCAACGTCGTCGGCTCCATGATCACGCGCGAAGCCCAGGGAGTGATCTACACGCACGCCGGACCGGAGATCGGCGTGGCCTCGACCAAGGCGTTCACGGCTCAGATCGCCGCCCTGTTCCTGCAGGCGCTGCACCTGGGCCTCCTGCGGGGGACGTTGACCCGCGACGAGTCGAAGGAGCACATCAAGGGACTGCTGCACCTTCCGACGCAGATCGAGCAGGTGCTCGCGAAGGACGCCGAGATCGAGGAGATCGCCAAGGATTACTTCCGGGCGCCCGACTTCCTGTACCTGGGACGGGGGCTCAACTACCCGATCGCGCTGGAAGGGGCGTTGAAGCTGAAGGAGATCTCCTACATCCACGCCGAGGGGTACCCGGCGGGCGAGATGAAGCACGGTCCGATAGCGCTCATCGACCGCAACCTGCCGGTCGTGGCGCTGGTGTTCGGCGACACGCTCTACGAGAAGATGATGGCCAACATCGAGGAGGCCCGGGCGCGCGACGGCGCCATCATCGCGGTGACCGACGAGGGGAACACCGAGGTGCCGCGCCGCGCCGACCGCACGATCACGGTGCCGCGCGCCTCCGACCTGCTGACCCCCATCCTGGCCGTCATCCCCCTGCAGCTCCTCGCCTATCACATCGCCCTGAGGCGCGGCTGCGACGTGGATCAGCCTCGCAACCTCGCCAAGTCGGTCACCGTTGAATAA
- the folK gene encoding 2-amino-4-hydroxy-6-hydroxymethyldihydropteridine diphosphokinase produces the protein MPTRLIFIGLGSNQGDRSGHLGRAIEALHGRGLGTLLVSSLYRTDPVEVIDQEEFLNQVVGCETALSPEQILEVCLLAEQSMGRQRTRDKGPRRIDLDLLLAGEDVREEAALKVPHPRMHLRRFVLVPLVEIAPAAWHPVLRTTAAELLRICPDRSRVERLDAPARESEEGPDFLL, from the coding sequence ATGCCGACGAGATTGATCTTCATCGGTCTCGGCTCGAACCAGGGAGACCGTTCAGGTCACCTGGGGAGGGCTATCGAGGCCCTCCACGGGCGGGGTCTGGGTACCCTCCTGGTTTCCTCGCTCTACCGGACGGATCCAGTGGAAGTCATTGACCAGGAAGAGTTTCTCAATCAGGTGGTGGGTTGCGAGACGGCCCTCTCCCCGGAGCAAATCCTGGAAGTCTGCCTTCTCGCCGAACAGTCGATGGGGCGGCAGCGAACGCGCGACAAGGGTCCGAGACGCATCGATCTCGACCTCCTTCTCGCGGGGGAGGATGTCCGGGAGGAGGCCGCATTGAAGGTGCCGCATCCGAGGATGCATCTCAGACGCTTCGTTCTCGTCCCCCTGGTGGAGATCGCCCCCGCCGCCTGGCACCCGGTGCTCAGGACGACCGCCGCGGAGCTGCTCCGCATCTGCCCCGATCGGTCGCGCGTGGAGCGTCTCGACGCGCCCGCCCGGGAGTCCGAGGAGGGGCCGGACTTCCTGTTATAA
- a CDS encoding deoxynucleoside kinase encodes MNFKFIAVEGPIGVGKTSLVDLLAERFDAARVLEKVENPFLHDFYQDRPGAAFQCQLFFLLNRFRQQQELAQGRLFQKTLVCDYIFAKDKIFAYLNLDDSELMLYEKLYGVLEPQVPHPDLVIYLQARDTVLMERLRSRRRDYEREISEAYVGELNRAYNYFFFHYNRTPLLVIDTSEIDFVKSRDDLEELFRQIETMQRGVQYYIPLGSQKGPGLARA; translated from the coding sequence ATGAATTTCAAGTTCATCGCTGTCGAAGGGCCCATCGGAGTCGGCAAGACGAGTCTCGTCGATCTCCTGGCCGAGCGTTTCGATGCCGCCAGGGTCCTCGAGAAGGTCGAGAACCCGTTCCTGCACGATTTCTATCAGGACCGCCCCGGTGCCGCCTTCCAGTGCCAGCTGTTCTTCCTCCTGAACCGCTTCCGCCAGCAGCAGGAGCTCGCGCAGGGGCGTCTGTTCCAGAAGACCCTCGTCTGCGATTACATCTTCGCCAAGGACAAGATCTTCGCGTACTTGAATCTGGATGACTCCGAGCTCATGCTCTACGAGAAGCTGTACGGGGTCCTGGAGCCGCAGGTGCCGCACCCCGACTTGGTCATCTACCTGCAGGCCCGGGACACGGTGCTGATGGAGCGTCTCCGGTCGCGGCGGAGGGATTACGAGCGCGAGATCTCGGAGGCGTATGTCGGCGAGCTGAACCGCGCGTACAATTATTTCTTCTTTCACTACAACCGGACGCCGCTCCTGGTCATCGATACGTCGGAGATCGATTTCGTGAAGAGCCGCGACGACCTGGAGGAGCTGTTCCGGCAGATCGAGACGATGCAGAGAGGGGTGCAGTACTACATCCCGCTCGGATCCCAGAAGGGACCGGGACTGGCGCGCGCGTAG
- a CDS encoding tetratricopeptide repeat protein: MKKAPAKKITKTPARTAPTNTWMIHEKALKEFERGVTLLQKQSYSEALERFQAIVGSFPQEKELTDRANVYLRICRNLLDSKDPQPRKPEDFFYHGVIRANEADYEEAVRLLEKALQAAPKDEKVHYVLASTLALKGERREALEHLREAIELNTTNRIYARNDPDFEPLRDDENFQNLIHPEEL; the protein is encoded by the coding sequence ATGAAGAAGGCACCAGCAAAGAAGATCACCAAGACGCCGGCGAGGACTGCTCCCACGAACACGTGGATGATCCACGAGAAGGCGCTGAAGGAGTTCGAGCGCGGCGTGACCCTTCTCCAGAAGCAGAGCTACTCCGAGGCCCTGGAGCGCTTCCAGGCGATCGTCGGCTCCTTCCCCCAGGAGAAGGAGCTCACCGATCGCGCCAACGTCTATCTGAGGATCTGCCGCAATCTGCTCGACAGCAAGGACCCTCAGCCGCGGAAGCCGGAGGACTTCTTCTACCACGGGGTCATCCGGGCGAACGAGGCCGACTACGAAGAGGCGGTCCGCCTCCTCGAGAAGGCTCTCCAGGCGGCTCCCAAGGACGAGAAGGTGCACTACGTCCTGGCCTCGACGCTGGCTCTGAAAGGAGAGCGCCGGGAGGCGCTCGAGCACCTGCGCGAGGCGATCGAGCTGAACACCACCAACCGGATCTACGCGCGCAACGATCCCGATTTCGAGCCCCTGCGCGACGACGAAAATTTTCAGAACCTGATCCACCCGGAGGAGCTCTAG